In the genome of Flavobacterium panacagri, one region contains:
- a CDS encoding DUF1796 family putative cysteine peptidase — protein MKKKIIKTLKTFLPYGFIVLKRKYTTNKKKEFVFDAIFSIGDACRPAHYLKNHDLRLCANPLDWMMHYSLETVIHLYQSKFTDFFTEFSEHQQNSNWYLDVKNNITSIHYKNIGDDNNSFNNIMKKRFEKVNQKLLKANQICFISRRDESHDDFFDFLKKMGNIYSGKITHINIRHNQEIDGITTPIKCTKKKISEKLELIEYEFNDIHINGIDENRNPDFWLGNTHLWDEIITKIDIRRSFISYLKGNNQ, from the coding sequence ATGAAAAAAAAAATAATAAAGACCTTAAAAACATTTCTGCCTTACGGTTTTATTGTTTTGAAAAGAAAATATACTACTAACAAAAAAAAAGAGTTTGTATTTGATGCCATTTTTAGCATTGGAGATGCTTGTCGTCCCGCACATTACTTAAAAAATCACGACTTAAGATTATGTGCGAATCCTTTAGATTGGATGATGCATTATTCTTTAGAAACTGTTATTCATTTGTATCAATCAAAATTTACTGATTTTTTTACTGAATTTTCAGAACATCAACAAAACTCAAATTGGTATCTTGATGTTAAGAACAACATTACTTCTATTCATTACAAAAATATTGGAGATGACAATAATTCCTTCAATAACATAATGAAAAAAAGATTTGAAAAAGTAAATCAAAAATTATTAAAGGCTAATCAAATTTGTTTTATCTCTCGACGAGATGAAAGTCATGATGACTTTTTTGATTTTTTAAAAAAAATGGGGAATATCTACTCAGGAAAAATTACACATATTAATATAAGACATAATCAAGAAATAGATGGAATCACTACGCCTATTAAATGCACTAAGAAAAAAATATCAGAGAAACTTGAACTAATTGAATATGAATTCAATGATATACATATCAATGGTATAGATGAAAATAGAAATCCAGATTTCTGGCTTGGAAATACTCATTTATGGGATGAAATCATTACAA
- a CDS encoding TlpA family protein disulfide reductase: MKWFHLVLFVLFPGLVIAQNKNSIQILGNINGKIPEIIEYTLPIGGIDYFGFTDSVQPDSSGNFQINLKLNQTCFIDLSYKYKSYGTLIIEPGMTYKVHINTEDAKNPFTVESKNAKGQQLYNQILNRNMIVGGHFELESRKYSKDSIPSVIKQKLEESNINELQGFKDLLKEKVISKDFYRLVETDRDYFYKGAQGSFAFINYLNESRNKNTLNKSQYTELWATIFKSNPVSNPELLKSPWFYFYAENYLRYNELILENIDTVILTEFHKKGLIHTHNIDNAKKYLSGKQLEYYFAAYIYYEAINNNYEQELIKLFEQFKKEYPSSSYIHFLEPVIIPILSFHKKKEEPLNEKVKFVENTDVLNSVKDLVKNLNGKPFYIDVWATWCGPCKAEFKDNPKLYDLLKSKNITMVYISIDKENKDKQWRDMTHFYNLEGYHIRANEKLDGDLRNIFGSESFAIPWHFLVDENGAILNKKLSGGSQIQNLEKQLTENK, from the coding sequence ATGAAATGGTTCCATTTAGTTTTATTCGTTCTGTTTCCTGGATTAGTTATAGCCCAGAACAAAAATAGTATTCAAATCTTAGGAAATATAAACGGAAAAATTCCTGAAATAATAGAATATACTTTGCCAATTGGCGGCATTGATTATTTCGGTTTTACAGATTCTGTCCAGCCGGATTCTTCAGGCAATTTTCAAATCAATCTCAAACTAAATCAAACCTGTTTTATTGATTTATCTTACAAATACAAATCATATGGAACTTTAATAATTGAGCCCGGCATGACTTATAAAGTTCATATTAACACTGAAGATGCTAAAAATCCATTTACTGTTGAATCTAAAAATGCAAAAGGACAGCAATTATACAATCAAATTCTGAACAGAAATATGATTGTAGGCGGACATTTTGAACTCGAATCCAGAAAATACAGCAAAGACAGCATTCCATCTGTAATCAAACAAAAACTGGAAGAAAGCAACATAAATGAACTACAAGGCTTTAAAGATCTTTTGAAAGAAAAAGTCATTTCTAAAGATTTTTACCGTCTCGTCGAAACAGACAGAGATTATTTCTATAAAGGAGCACAGGGAAGTTTCGCTTTTATTAACTATTTAAATGAATCCCGAAACAAGAATACTTTAAATAAAAGTCAGTACACAGAACTTTGGGCCACAATTTTCAAATCAAATCCAGTAAGCAATCCAGAGCTTTTAAAATCTCCGTGGTTTTATTTTTATGCTGAAAATTATTTACGTTATAATGAATTAATTTTAGAGAACATAGATACTGTAATTCTTACTGAATTTCATAAAAAAGGACTTATTCATACGCATAATATTGATAATGCAAAAAAATATTTATCTGGAAAGCAGTTGGAATATTATTTTGCTGCTTATATTTATTACGAAGCAATCAATAATAATTACGAACAAGAACTTATAAAACTTTTTGAACAATTTAAAAAAGAATATCCTTCAAGTTCTTATATCCATTTTCTAGAACCTGTAATTATTCCTATTCTTTCTTTTCACAAGAAAAAAGAGGAACCTTTAAATGAAAAAGTAAAATTTGTAGAAAATACTGATGTCCTAAACTCCGTAAAAGATCTCGTAAAGAATCTGAACGGAAAACCATTTTATATCGACGTTTGGGCAACTTGGTGCGGTCCGTGTAAAGCTGAATTTAAAGATAATCCAAAATTGTACGACTTGCTGAAATCGAAAAATATTACCATGGTTTACATTTCGATAGACAAAGAAAACAAGGATAAACAATGGCGCGACATGACTCATTTTTACAACTTAGAAGGATATCATATTAGAGCAAATGAAAAATTAGATGGTGATTTACGAAATATATTTGGCAGTGAATCTTTTGCTATTCCGTGGCATTTTCTAGTGGATGAAAATGGGGCTATTTTAAACAAAAAACTAAGCGGTGGATCACAGATTCAAAATTTAGAAAAACAGCTGACTGAAAACAAATAG
- the dnaK gene encoding molecular chaperone DnaK, with protein MGKIIGIDLGTTNSCVSVMEGNEAVVIPNAEGKRTTPSIIAFVEGGEIKVGDPAKRQAVTNPTKTIASIKRFMGHTFAETQDEAKRVPYSVVKGDNNTPRVDIDGRLYTAQELSAMTLQKMKKTAEDYLGQTVTEAVITVPAYFNDAQRQATKEAGEIAGLKVMRIINEPTAAALAYGLDKKGNDQKIAVYDLGGGTFDISVLELGDGVFEVLSTNGDTHLGGDDFDQVIIDWLADEFKTEEGIDLRLDPMSLQRLKEAAEKAKIELSSSAETEINLPYVTATASGPKHLVKKLSRAKFEQLSDSLVKRSMEPVAKALKDAGLSTSDIDEVILVGGSTRMPRIADEVEKFFGKKASKGVNPDEVVAIGAAIQGGVLSGDVKDVLLLDVTPLSLGIETMGGVLTKLIESNTTIPTKKSQVFSTAADSQPSVEIHVLQGERAMAADNKTIGRFHLDGIPPAPRGVPQIEVTFDIDANGIIKVSATDKGTGKSHDIRIEASSGLTAEEIEKMKKDAEANADADRIAKERAEKLNEADSTIFQTESQLKELGDKLTDDQKTAIEYALTELRMAHQSQDLDAIQKGLDNVNAAWKTATEAMYAQGGEGQQAAPQQEQSSGDNVEDVEFEEVK; from the coding sequence ATGGGTAAAATAATCGGAATTGACTTAGGTACGACGAACTCTTGTGTTTCTGTAATGGAAGGTAACGAAGCAGTTGTTATCCCTAACGCAGAAGGAAAAAGAACTACACCATCTATCATCGCTTTTGTTGAAGGTGGAGAGATTAAAGTAGGTGATCCTGCAAAAAGACAAGCAGTAACGAATCCTACAAAAACGATTGCTTCTATTAAACGTTTTATGGGACACACTTTTGCTGAAACTCAAGATGAGGCAAAAAGAGTTCCTTACAGTGTTGTAAAAGGGGACAACAATACGCCACGTGTGGATATTGATGGTCGTTTATACACTGCTCAAGAATTGTCTGCAATGACACTTCAAAAAATGAAAAAAACTGCTGAAGACTATTTAGGTCAAACAGTAACTGAAGCAGTTATTACAGTTCCTGCTTACTTTAACGATGCGCAACGTCAGGCTACAAAAGAAGCTGGTGAAATCGCTGGTCTTAAAGTTATGCGTATCATCAACGAGCCAACTGCTGCTGCACTTGCTTACGGATTAGATAAAAAAGGAAACGATCAAAAAATTGCTGTTTACGATTTAGGTGGAGGTACTTTTGATATCTCTGTTCTTGAATTAGGAGACGGTGTATTTGAAGTATTATCTACAAATGGTGATACTCACTTAGGTGGTGATGACTTTGACCAAGTTATTATTGACTGGTTAGCTGACGAATTCAAAACTGAAGAAGGAATTGATTTACGTTTAGACCCAATGTCATTACAGCGTTTAAAAGAAGCTGCTGAGAAAGCTAAGATTGAATTATCATCTTCTGCTGAAACAGAAATCAACTTACCTTACGTAACTGCTACTGCTTCTGGACCAAAACACTTAGTGAAAAAATTATCTAGAGCTAAATTTGAGCAATTATCTGATTCTTTAGTAAAACGTTCTATGGAGCCAGTTGCTAAAGCATTAAAAGATGCAGGTTTATCTACATCTGATATCGACGAAGTAATCCTTGTAGGAGGTTCTACTCGTATGCCAAGAATCGCTGACGAAGTTGAAAAATTCTTCGGTAAAAAAGCTTCTAAAGGTGTTAACCCTGATGAGGTTGTGGCTATTGGAGCTGCTATTCAAGGTGGAGTTTTATCTGGAGACGTAAAAGATGTATTGTTACTTGACGTAACACCTCTTTCTTTAGGTATCGAAACTATGGGTGGTGTATTGACTAAATTAATCGAGTCTAACACAACTATCCCAACTAAAAAATCTCAAGTATTCTCTACTGCTGCTGATTCTCAACCATCTGTTGAAATCCACGTATTACAAGGAGAAAGAGCAATGGCTGCTGATAACAAAACTATCGGTCGTTTCCACTTAGATGGTATTCCACCAGCACCAAGAGGAGTTCCTCAAATCGAAGTAACTTTCGATATCGATGCTAATGGTATCATCAAAGTTTCTGCAACTGATAAAGGAACTGGAAAATCTCACGATATCCGTATCGAAGCTTCTTCTGGATTAACAGCTGAAGAAATCGAAAAAATGAAAAAAGATGCTGAAGCTAACGCTGATGCTGACAGAATTGCAAAAGAAAGAGCTGAGAAATTGAACGAAGCTGACAGTACTATTTTCCAAACTGAATCTCAATTGAAAGAGTTAGGAGATAAATTGACAGACGATCAAAAAACAGCTATCGAATACGCTTTAACTGAATTGAGAATGGCTCACCAATCTCAAGATCTTGATGCAATCCAAAAAGGATTAGACAATGTAAATGCAGCTTGGAAAACAGCTACAGAAGCAATGTACGCTCAAGGTGGTGAAGGACAGCAAGCTGCTCCACAACAAGAGCAGTCTTCTGGAGATAACGTGGAAGACGTTGAATTCGAAGAGGTCAAATAG